In Aegilops tauschii subsp. strangulata cultivar AL8/78 chromosome 3, Aet v6.0, whole genome shotgun sequence, one genomic interval encodes:
- the LOC120962035 gene encoding B3 domain-containing protein Os03g0619600-like produces the protein MLVVLMKKSNVRHHGDLVIRKDYAHKYLPCKDTNIILQLPRKNKIWECKFQIRPSGSTDAGRRNLSLGDFVGDNLVREGDICLFEPMTNTKQKRFTMTVHILDKLSIDHSPGRTTDIGSNHGRRCTKMGGVKTKPPINGEEYSSQHEECGVSDNSEECSEPPFMLPHRSCLTPAQENKVLEKIKDIESDSELPFYVAIMGKINVCRGSSHYIHPPILNFGFRYAARYLGEKFAAGHHGGKCNAINLVLQREGKSRPWPTKLRYTHVMRASSQQMRVIKGWPSFARDNRLREGDLCLFKLMENEEQLTMMVYIIRREKC, from the exons ATGCTTGTTGTACTGATGAAGAAGAGTAATGTGAGACATCATGGTGATCTG GTAATACGTAAGGATTATGCACACAAGTACCTGCCATGCAAAGATACAAATATCATACTCCAGCTGCCTAGGAAGAACAAAATTTGGGAGTGCAAGTTCCAGATCAGGCCATCAGGCTCGACTGATGCTGGTCGGCGCAACCTTTCTTTGGGCGACTTTGTTGGTGACAATCTTGTTAGGGAGGGTGATATCTGCCTCTTTGAACCAATGACAAACACTAAGCAGAAAAGATTCACAATGACAGTCCACATCCTTGACAAATTGAGTATTGATCATTCCCCTGGAAGAACAACTGACATTGGCTCTAATCATGGAAGGAGATGCACCAAGATGGGCGGAGTTAAGACCAAACCACCTATCAATG GTGAGGAGTACTCTTCACAACATGAAGAGTGTGGTGTATCTGATAATTCTGAAGAATGTTCTGAGCCTCCCTTCATGTTGCCTCACAGATCTTGTCTAACACCAGCACAGGAGAACAAAGTACTGGAGAAAATTAAAGACATTGAGTCAGACTCAGAATTGCCCTTTTATGTTGCTATCATGGGCAAGATCAATGTATGTCGGGGTAGCAGCCATTACATTCACCCTCCCATCCTG AACTTTGGGTTTCGGTATGCGGCTAGGTATCTTGGTGAGAAGTTTGCTGCTGGCCATCATGGTGGCAAGTGTAATGCAATCAACTTAGTACTTCAGCGGGAGGGGAAGAGCAGACCATGGCCTACCAAGCTGCGATATACACATGTCATGCGAGCCTCGAGCCAGCAGATGAGGGTTATCAAAGGATGGCCGTCTTTTGCCCGCGACAACCGCCTGCGGGAGGGGGACCTCTGCCTCTTCAAGCTGATGGAGAACGAGGAGCAGTTGACGATGATGGTCTACATCATTCGCCGTGAGAAATGTTAG